A single genomic interval of Zingiber officinale cultivar Zhangliang chromosome 4A, Zo_v1.1, whole genome shotgun sequence harbors:
- the LOC121970481 gene encoding G-type lectin S-receptor-like serine/threonine-protein kinase At4g27290: MQLFLSRFLKTAAVTFFILGQSSSSGDTMNQNSSLIYGQTLTSTGDLFQLSFFRLDNNNSSAKGYLGIWYCNLTPQEGTVVWIANRNNSVNTSIASFNLTSDGNLILFEEDKIVWSTGTRSTEFNSARLQLLDSGNLVLNDSNSIIWQSFDHPSDSQTYLPGMKFGFVKRTNTSRRQVSWKNSTDPSPTDCIHMIRALPIPDLVIVNGSAKYHRSGLWNGYGFVGYPSIARNQVTNPANYTFVSNENESYFMANYRASPTPVLIRSTLWANGTIQRWFLDRGGNREWQLLSSIPADECDMYNLCGRNRVCTKKYVAVECQCLDGFVSITENGREAGCEREKPLNCSSNQFSKVQNVKVPDTENATPRGSMSLDDCKNLCLDNCSCVAFAMISGSYGCITWSGDLLDLRSLVDEGDDLHVRLAGELDHPSKNNTGRRILFIVISIAATLLFLCAFFIYRQRKKATTQRQKRHADHKDQHEIRGAESLLFDLEAIRIATDNFSDRNKLGEGGFGPVYKGTLENGEDVAVKRLSSTSGQGLDELKNEVFLVSKLRHKNLVRLLGCCLESEEKLLVYNYLANTSLDKFLFDNSKREQLDWAKRFKIIEGISRGLLYLHEDSPVKIIHRDLKASNILLDANMDPKISDFGLAKFFGADETHGNTKRIAGTFGYMAPEYVIHGLFSVKSDVYSYGVLVLEILIGRKNNGYQGSEYPIELVTHVVWCHWIQGSALQVVDQYLVEQCQAQQILRCIHIALLCVQDDPIQRPTMANVVLMLNNHFVDLPSPLAPAFLNNCNITIESNGVLRRENSSGSKGILMKISENSVSISVLDPR, translated from the exons GAGATACAATGAATCAGAACAGCTCACTTATATATGGACAGACCTTAACATCGACAGGAGACTTGTTTCAACTGAGCTTCTTCAGACTAGATAATAATAATAGTTCAGCGAAGGGATACTTGGGAATCTGGTACTGCAATCTCACACCGCAAGAAGGCACTGTAGTATGGATCGCCAATCGGAATAACTCTGTCAACACATCCATAGCATCCTTCAACCTCACTTCCGATGGAAATCTAATCTTATTTGAGGAGGACAAAATCGTTTGGTCGACGGGAACAAGATCCACTGAATTCAATTCTGCACGCTTGCAGCTTTTAGATTCTGGAAACCTCGTTCTGAACGACAGCAACTCGATTATATGGCAGAGCTTCGATCACCCAAGCGACAGCCAGACGTATCTCCCTGGCATGAAGTTCGGATTTGTCAAACGGACCAACACATCACGGCGGCAAGTGTCATGGAAAAACTCCACGGATCCTTCTCCGACAGACTGCATCCATATGATTCGTGCTCTACCTATTCCGGATTTGGTCATTGTTAACGGATCCGCCAAATACCATCGCAGCGGCCTATGGAACGGATATGGGTTCGTCGGCTATCCATCGATAGCAAGGAACCAGGTGACCAACCCAGCAAATTACACGTTTGTGTCCAACGAGAATGAGAGCTATTTTATGGCTAATTACAGAGCCTCACCGACGCCGGTACTGATTCGGTCAACGTTGTGGGCCAATGGAACCATCCAGCGTTGGTTTCTTGACAGAGGTGGCAACAGAGAGTGGCAGCTTCTGTCGTCGATTCCGGCGGACGAGTGCGATATGTACAATCTCTGCGGCCGCAACAGAGTGTGCACCAAGAAATACGTTGCCGTCGAGTGCCAGTGCTTGGACGGGTTCGTAAGTATTACGGAGAATGGAAGAGAGGCCGGATGCGAGAGGGAAAAGCCTTTGAATTGCTCGTCGAACCAGTTTTCCAAGGTGCAGAACGTGAAGGTGCCCGACACTGAGAACGCTACACCACGAGGAAGCATGAGTCTCGATGACTGCAAGAATTTGTGCTTGGATAATTGCTCATGCGTGGCGTTTGCGATGATCAGTGGATCTTATGGATGCATAACTTGGTCTGGTGATCTGTTGGATCTCAGAAGTTTGGTCGATGAAGGAGATGATTTACACGTTCGGCTTGCAGGAGAATTGGATCACCCAA GTAAAAACAACACTGGGAGAAGAATTCTATTTATTGTCATCTCTATTGCTGCAACACTGTTATTCCTTTGTGCCTTTTTTATTTACCGTCAAAGAAAAAAAGCAACAACACAAAGACAGAAACGACATGCAG ATCATAAAGATCAACATGAAATAAGAGGTGCAGAATCTCTATTGTTTGATCTGGAGGCTATTAGGATAGCTACGGACAACTTCTCTGATAGAAACAAACTAGGAGAAGGAGGATTTGGGCCTGTTTATAAG GGAACACTGGAGAACGGAGAGGATGTTGCCGTAAAAAGACTTTCAAGCACCTCAGGACAAGGACTGGATGAATTAAAAAATGAAGTGTTTCTGGTATCCAAACTTCGGCACAAAAACCTTGTGAGGCTGTTGGGTTGTTGCTTGGAATCAGAGGAGAAACTACTCGTTTACAATTATCTTGCTAATACAAGTCTTGACAAGTTTTTGTTTG ATAATTCAAAGAGAGAACAGTTGGATTGGGCAAAAAGGTTTAAGATCATTGAGGGCATCAGTCGAGGACTTCTTTATCTTCATGAAGATTCGCCAGTGAAGATTATTCATCGGGACTTAAAAGCCAGTAACATATTGTTAGATGCAAATATGGATCCTAAAATTTCAGATTTTGGTCTTGCGAAGTTTTTTGGTGCAGACGAAACCCATGGAAACACTAAAAGAATTGCTGGAACATT TGGATATATGGCACCGGAATATGTCATTCATGGACTATTCTCAGTTAAATCAGATGTGTATAGCTATGGTGTGTTAGTCTTGGAGATCTTAATTGGTCGGAAGAATAATGGTTACCAAGGATCCGAATATCCGATTGAACTTGTTACTCAT GTGGTTTGGTGCCATTGGATCCAAGGAAGTGCCTTGCAAGTGGTTGATCAATATCTAGTTGAACAATGTCAAGCTCAACAAATATTAAGGTGCATACATATAGCGTTACTATGCGTGCAAGATGATCCAATTCAAAGACCCACCATGGCCAATGTTGTGCTTATGCTCAACAATCACTTTGTCGACCTTCCCTCACCTTTAGCACCAGCATTTCTCAATAACTGTAATATCACCATTGAATCAAATGGCGTTCTAAGGAGAGAGAATTCCAGTGGAAGCAAGGGAATTCTaatgaaaatttctgaaaatagtGTCTCAATCTCTGTGTTGGACCCCAGATAA